The nucleotide sequence AATATAATGTATTTCAACCTTAGAAGCAGGACAGACAATGTCTTGCTTTTTTGTTTAAGGTTTGGCCAGGGAATCCAGACGGGAATTATCTGACTTTTAATCCATTAGAATCTTTTCTAAATATTTTCATATATTAATTGGAATTTATTTCTTGAGACGTTATTTTTTGAGATAATAAAATAATTATAGGTCGAAAGTAGGTGTTTTGATTGGGAGTCTTGGAAGTGAAGCAATTGAGTAAGAGGTTTAAAGAGTTTGATGCAGTTAAGAGTGTTTCTTTTTCCGTTCGAAAGGGGGAGTCGTTTGGTCTTCTTGGACCAAATGGTGCTGGAAAGACAACGACAATCCAGATGGTTTCCGGGTTATATCCACCTAGTTCAGGAAGCATTGAAATTGCGGGTATTGATATGGTCAGGCAGCCAAAGAAGGCACAAGGGCTTTTAGGGATAGTTCCACAGGAAATCGCACTTTATCAAACAATGAGTGCGAGGGAAAACCTGTCATTCTGGGGAAGAATGTACGGTTTAAAGGGAAATCACTTACAAAAAAGAATCAACGAAGTACTTGAAATCATTGGGCTGGCTGATCGGGGCAAGGACAAAGTACAGACGTTCTCAGGAGGTATGAAGCGGAGGGTCAATATTGGTGCTGCCATTTTACATAGACCAGAATTATTAATCATGGATGAACCGACAGTAGGTATCGATCCACAATCGAGGAGTCACATTCTTGAAACAGTGAAAAGGCTCAATGAGGCAGGGATGACCATTATATACACAAGCCACTATATGGAAGAAGTAGAGTATTTATGTGAAAAAATTGGCATTATGGATCATGGTGAATTCATTACCACAGGTACTATCTCGGAATTAAGGGAAACAATTGGTGACCGTTCTCGTATTGTCATGAAATTCGCCGATGCATATCAGCCCGATGGCATAATAGACATTCTATCTGCTGGGATTCCTGAAAAGGACTTGCTAATAAAGGAAAATGAGCTTGCCGTTTTCCATCAGGAGCCACAAATTATTCTAAGTGAACTAATTCAGTCAGTTACAGGAGCCGGTTATGAAATCACATCAGTTGAAATAGTGGAACCCAATCTTGAAAGTGTGTTCCTCCATCTTACTGGCAGAAGCTTAAGGGATTAAGGAGGTTAAGAAAATGGGGTTTTGGTGGCTTGCATTGAAGGATGCCCTCATTATCGGACGAGATCGAAAAGCCTTATTGACACTTATTTTCATGCCAATCCTATTAATCGGGATCCTGGGGGCAGCTTTTGGAAATATGATGGGCGAAGAAGTAACATCTTCAATAAAAAAATTCAAGATCGGAGTTGTCAATCTTGATGAAGCTGACCTTGGTAGTGCCCTGGAAGAAGAGGTATTCATGAATGGTCTGCCAGAACTCATATCTGCGGAGTCAATGACGGAACAGCAACTCGAAGATCAATTAAAGCAGCAAGCAATTTCAACAGGAGTCATTATTCCGCGTGAGTTTTCGGATCATATCATTTTAGGTGAAGATTCTGAGATTGAAATCATCTCCCTTCCTTCCGCATCTATCCAGTCTTCGATAGTCGAGAATGTGGTGCTTCAATTTACACAAACAGCATACGTAAATGTCGTAGCGATGCAAGTAGCAGGACCCTCAAACATGGGTAATGATATACCAGCAATGGCTGATATATCGACGGATTTTGACCTGGTTGAAGAAGTAGCGGTAAAGCAGGACCAGAAGCCTGTTGGGTCCTTTCAATATTATGCTGCCGGAATGGGTGTCATGTTTTTGCTGATGACGGTTATTACCGGGGTAAGTGCGATGATTGAAGAAAAGGAGCAGGATGTATACGAACGACTGCTTGTATCCAAACTGTCAAATCATCATTATTTGTTTGGGAAATTCATCGGTTTGCTTTTTATGTCATCGATTCAATTTCTTATCATCATCCTTGGTACCCGATATTTATACGGTGTCCAATGGGGGGAATCAATGGCAGGAGTCGCTGTTGTAGGTTTTTCTTTTGTCTTTAGTGTTTGTGGACTTGGAGTGCTCCTTGGTTCACTGGTCAAAACCGAGAAAACATTCAATGTTGCTGGCATGCTGGGAACGCAAATAATGGCAGCGGTTGGAGGGAGCATGGTACCTTTATATATTTTTCCGGACTGGTTGAATTCAGTCGTAAAAATCCTTCCCAATGCCCTGGCGCTCCAAACTCTTTTAGAATTGATGTCCGGCAGTAACGTGTCAGAGGTAATAATGGAAGCAGGCATTTTAATCGCAATTGGTGTCAGTTCACTTGCCATTTCAATGGCAGCCTTTTCTGCGGCAAGGAGGGGTTTGCATGCGTAAAATTACTTCCATCGCTATGTTGCACTTGAAAACCTTATTTGTAACCCCATCAGCTATTGTGTTGATGTTCGTCATGCCTGTCATGTTCAGTATAATTTTTGGAGGTATTGGCTCAGGTTCATCACAAAGTAAGCCAGTCGTTTTGATGGTGGCACCAAAGGATGAAACAGGTGAAAATGTTAAAAAGTTATTGTCCTCGAACAGTCAGTATTCATGGCGTCAATCCGATGAAAAACAGGCAAGAGAGTTAATTGAAAATCAAGAAGCTCTTGCCGCGGTGCTTATCGAAGATTCAATCGTGGAAAATCATCAAAAATCAAAGCCGCTTTTGCAGGTCATAGTCCAAAGGAAAACACAGGAATATTTAGCGCTGAGCAGTTATGTTGAAGGGGTGGGAAGAACACTCGACCAAGCCTTAAAACTAAATCCTGGTCAAGATGCAAATATGTTTAATGCAATACTTGAACAAATAGCAAAACGTGAAACAATGGATGTTAAAAGGGAAGTAATCCAAAAAAAAGGGACGAATGCCGGATCCGTCGGCATGCTTGCGATAGGCTTTACAATCATGTTTATGATGTTCGGGATTTCAGGAGCCGCCTCTGCCATCCTTGATGAAAAAACGGGGGGAACCTGGCAGCGGCTGCTTACTTCGCCAATAACAAAAGCACAGGTGATGTTTGGATATTTGCTATCTTATTTCTTGATGGGCGTAATCCAATTATCTGTTTTAATGGTTGTCATGAAATTGATTTATGGTTCTACCTGGGGTAAATTGGTTTATTTCATTCCATTCGCAGTGCTTGTGATCATAACGATTGTCGGGTTTGGGCTGATGATGGCCAGCATCGTGAAGACTAGACAACAATCAGGTGCCTTAAGTTCAGTGCTGATTGTAAGTACTTGTATGCTTGGAGGCGTATATTGGCCACTGGAGATTGTTCCTGAATTTATGCAGTATATTGGCAAAGCTGTACCACAAAGTTGGATGATCACCGGATTCAGAGAAATAGTCAGTGGAAGTCTTTATATGCCTGCCATTCTGAACTCTACTCTTGTCCTGTTAATGTTCAGCTTACTATTCTTTACAATCGGTTTGAAAAAAATAAAATACAATTAAAGTTTACCAGTCCACCTTTGGACTGGTAATTCTTTTTAAGGGGATTCTATCGAAAATTATAATTTGTCGAGTTATAATAGATATTTAGAGTAAGAGTCGAAAGATGATTCTTGAATTGACCGAACATGAAAGTATGAAGCTATTAGGATAAAAGCAGAAGCATTGCTTACCCGAAAAAGAGAAATTGTAGTAAAGAGATTACAAAGCGGGCGGCTGCTCGAACATAAAAAAGTAATCAAAGGGGAGAGGCAGAATCTTTGCACTACCCTAACAATAAAGTAAAGTGAAATTTGGAGGATAATATGGCTGCATATACCCCTATGATCAAGCAATACCTGCAAGTGAAGGCGGATTACCAGGATGCCTTTCTATTTTTCCGTTTGGGAGATTTTTATGAAATGTTCTTCGAGGATGCGCTAAAGGCGTCCCAGGAGCTGGAAATAACACTTACAAGCAGGGAGGGCGGCGGCGAGGAACGGATTCCGATGTGCGGTGTTCCTTACCATTCCGCTCCTAACTACATTGAACAGCTGATTAACAAAGGCTATAAAGTTGCAATTTGTGAACAAACTGAAGATCCTAAGACTGCTAAAGGTGTCGTTAAGCGAGAAGTTGTCCAGCTTATCACTCCAGGAACAGTAATGGAAGGCCGGGGGCTCTTAGAAAAAGAAAATAATTTTATCGCTACTGTTTCAGTTTTCCCTGGAAACACTTATGGATTCGCCTGCAGTGACTTATCGACTGGGGAAAGCAGAGCGACAATAGTTAACGGCAGTATCGAAGAGCTTATTAACGAATTATCGATTTCTGGAGCAAAGGAAGTTGTCATCGAAAGCTCGCTTTCGCCCGAAATCGAGAAAAAGCTGAAGGAGCGTTCCATTCTGGCTCTTTCTATTGAGGATAACACCGAAATGAATGAAAGCTTTTCAGAACTATTTGCGGACTTGGAAAACGATCAGTTGAAAATCGCAGTTTCAAGATTATTCAACTATTTATACAGGACTCAAAAACGCAGTCTGGATCATTTGCAAAAGGTATCTGTCTACAAGGTCCAGCAGTATATGAAAATCGATTATTTTTCCAAGCGCAATCTTGAACTGACAGAGACAATAAGATCTACAGCGAAAAAAGGAACACTTTTATGGCTGCTTGATGAGACGATGACCGCAATGGGCGGCAGGATGCTGAAGCAATGGATTAACAGACCGCTGATTGACAAAGCTGATATCAGCCGTCGTCAGGACTTGGTACAGCTTTTTGTCGGACAGTTTTTTGAACGCCAGGAATTGCGGGAAAAGTTGAAAGAGGTGTACGATCTTGAACGTTTGGCTGGAAGAGTTGCTTTTGGCAATTTGAACCCAAGAGATTTGATGCAGCTAAAAAGGTCTTTATTACAAGTACCCTCTCTAAAGCATATTTTGGAGAGTCTTCCCAATGAGGAAGCAGCCCGCATGGCAGATCGACTTGATCCTTGCGAGGAGGCAGCGGACCTGCTTGAACAGGCAATCGTGGATAACCCTCCGATTTCTGTCAAGGAAGGGAATATCATCCGTGATGGCTACGATCATCAGCTTGACCAGTACCGCGATGCCAGCCGGAACGGTAAGACGTGGATTGCCAAATTAGAGCGTGAAGAGCGCGAGAAAACAGGGATAAAATCCTTGAAGATTGGCTATAACCGAGTTTTTGGCTACTATATTGAAGTAACGAAGGCGAACTTGCATCTTTTGCAGGAAGGCCAGTATGACCGGAAGCAAACACTTTCGAACGCAGAGCGGTTTATCACGCCTGAGCTGAAGGAAAAGGAAGATTTGATCCTTGCTGCTGAGGAAAAAAGCGTCGAGCTTGAATATCAGCTGTTTACCGGAATCCGCGAGACGATTAAAGAATATATTCCTAGATTCCAGGGGCTTGCCAGGGCCCTTAGTGAGCTCGATGTAATCCTTGGGTTTGCAGAGCTTAGTGAACAGCGCCATTATGTAAGGCCTGCGTTCTCAGCTGAAAGGAAAATCGTCCTGAAGGATGGGCGCCATCCAGTTGTCGAAAAAGTGATGGATGCTCAGGAATACGTGCCAAATGATTGTTATATGGACAACGAGCGCGAAGTTCTGCTGATTACTGGTCCAAATATGTCTGGTAAAAGCACATATATGCGCCAGGTTGCCTTGACAGCAATCATGGCTCAAATCGGCTGTTTCGTACCAGCGACTGACGCGGTAATGCCGATATTCGACCAAGTTTTCACGAGGATTGGCGCGGCAGATGATTTGGTTTCCGGACAAAGTACTTTCATGGTCGAAATGCTGGAGGCAAAGAACGCCATTACCAATGCAACGAAGAATAGTTTGATCCTTTTTGATGAAATCGGCCGGGGCACCTCCACTTATGACGGCATGGCACTCGCCCAGGCAATGATTGAATATATCCATGATAAAATTAGCGCAAAGACGCTGTTTTCGACTCACTATCACGAAATGACTTCACTGGAAAATGAATTGCAAAAATTAAAGAATGTACATGTCAGCGCTGTTGAGCAAAACGGAAAAGTCGTCTTTCTTCATAAAATCAGGGAGGGTGCAGCGGATAAGAGTTACGGCATCCATGTTGCCCAGCTTGCTGAATTACCGGCAGACCTGATAGAACGCGCTGCAGAAATTTTGCAAATACTTGAGCAAACAGACACACAGGTTACATCTGGACTTAATAGTCAGCAGAGCTTAGACACTGTTCGGGAAACATTACACAATGATCAAGACAAACTAAGCGCTCTTCAATCCGCAGAAACAGCAGCTGCTGCTCAGTTATCATTTTTTGATGAGGAGCATGAACAGAAGAAAACTAGTGGTGCAAGCAAAAAGGAGAAGCAGGTTCTTGAAAAGTTAAACGGACTTGAAATCCTTGATATGACTCCTTTGCAGGCCATGAATATGCTTTATGAGTTACAAAAGAAGCTACGCAAGTAAGATTCTTTAAACCCTAAATGGGTCAGGAACAGGGAAAATGGGCTATAGAAAAATTTATAAGCCCGAAATGAGAGAAGGTCAAGAAGAAGGGCCCATAGAAAGATTCTATAAGCCCAAAATGAAGGAAGATCGAGAAAAAGGTTTCATAGAAAGAAATATGATTGCAAAACCCCACATTACTTACGAATGACTAAAAGCTGGAGGTGACGGAATGGCGAAAATTATTCAACTCGACGATGCCTTATCAAATAAGATTGCTGCCGGTGAGGTAGTTGAACGGCCGGCATCTGTTGTTAAGGAATTGCTAGAGAACGCAATTGATGCTAACAGTACCGTGATTGAGATTGATCTTGAAGAAGCTGGACTTGCCCGGATTAGAATCACAGACAATGGAGACGGCATTGAGGAAGATGATGTTCTCGTCGCCTTCCAGCGGCATGCCACTAGCAAAATCAAGAATGAAAACGATCTGTTCCGGATCAGGACTCTCGGGTTCAGGGGTGAGGCGCTGCCGAGTATCGCCTCTGTTTCAAGGCTTGAAATGAAAACATCGACAGGAATCGAAGGCAATAAAGTGGTCATCGAAGGCGGCAAGGTCGAGTCAGTTGAGAAAGCCGATAGCCGTAAAGGAACGGATATCAGTATTTCAGACCTGTTTTTTAATACTCCGGCACGCCTTAAATATATGAAGACTATTCATACCGAACTTGGCAATATTACGGATGTCGTAAACCGCCTGGCGCTGGCTAATCCTGATATCTCCTTCAGGCTTGTCCATAATGGACGCCAGCTTTTAAAGACGACAGGAAATGGGGACGTCCGACAGGTGCTTGCTGCCATTTACGGTATAAATATGGTCAAATCAATGATTCCTATTTCTGGAGAATCACTGGATTATAAAATTAGCGGCTATATATCAATGCCGGAAATCACAAGGGCATCACGCAACTATATTTCGACAATGATTAATGGCCGTTTTATCAAAAATTATGCTCTGGTAAAAGCAATACAGGAAGGCTACCATACATTGCTCCCTATCGGCAGGTATCCGGTTGTCCTTCTAAATATTGAAATGGACCCGCTTCTTATTGATGTGAACGTCCATCCTTCAAAAATGGAGGTACGATTGAGCAAGGAGCAGGAGTTGAATGAGCTTGTCTCAAGTACCATAAAGAATGCTTTTAAAACGAAGGAATTGATTCCGGCGGGGATGGTCACTCAGAAACAGGAAAAATCCAAATCAGAACAAACTTTCATGGAGCTGGACCATTTGCCTGAAGCCCGGGAGAAGTCTTCTATTATCCAATCGCCTATCGAGCGTAGGCCATTTGTAGAGGAAAAAGCAGTTGAACTAAGCAGGAGTTATAAAGCTGCTGAACTGCAAAATGCTTCTCAGCAGGAAGTTCCTGACTGGAGAAATGCCTTTGTAGCTCAGGAAAACCCGGTTTTCGAGTCAACTGCACCTGCCTCTGAAGAGATAGTTGTACAAACTGAAGAAGAGATAATCGAGCCAGCCACTTCCCCTGCAGCTCATGAACCAGCTGCAGAAGTGCAGGCTTCTCGGGTTCCTCCTCTTTATCCAATTGGGCAGATGCACGGAACTTATATTCTCGCTCAGAATGACCGTGGTTTATATATAATTGACCAGCATGCCGCCCAGGAGAGAATCAAATATGAGTACTTCAGGGACAAAGTTGGTGAAGTCGCAACCGAGCTTCAAGAATTACTTATGCCAATCACTCTGGAATATTCAGCCGATGAGTGTATAAAGATTAACGAGTACAAGCATGAGCTTGAGAACGTGGGTGTCTTCCTCGAGCCGTTTGGATATAATACCTTCATCGTCCGATCACATCCGCAATGGTTTCCTCACGGTGAGGAAAAAGAACTGATTGAAGACATGATTGAACAGCTCCTGCTGATGAAAAAGGTAGACATTAAAAAGCTAAGAGAGGAAGCGGCAATCATGATGAGCTGCAAGGCATCCATCAAAGCGAATCATCATTTGCGACATGATGAAATACAGGCTTTGCTTGATGAATTGCGACGATCATCAGATCCCTTCACATGTCCACATGGCCGGCCGATCATTGTCCATTACTCCACTTACGAAATGGAGAAAATGTTCAAACGGGTAATGTGATAAGAAAAGCGCAAGCGCCTTGGTCAGCCCCTACAAGCGCTGCCCGCCTATAACGCCACGTCCTGTGGCTGGCGGGTCTAGCACATCGTGTGCCTCGGAGGGCCGACAAGTGAAGTCGTTTTTTTGACTTCATTGGCGGACCGAAACCGAAAAGTTTAGCCGACTGTCCAGAAACGTAGAAACTGGAGACTCAGACAAAGAAGCGCTTTTTGCTTCTGCCGGCGGAGTTGAAGTTTCGGAGTTTCTAGGAGGCGACACTAGACAAGCGGCTCGAGGGGCTAGGCGCTGGAGCTAGACAATTCTTGAAGTGAAAATTCATACTCTCTTATTCTATGAGAAGAAACAGTGTTCCCAATTGGGAGCACTTTTTTTATGATTGCATTGAAAAATTTACTTCAGTTGGATAAAAATTCTTTTATTTTTAATTACTATGGTGTAAAATTACACTAATAGGAAAAATATTAAATACCATGATAAATTCATTAAATTGGTTATTGGCTCTTATAATATTCAAAAGGGGGCGATAAATTGTTCGTTTTCTCATTATTGTTTTCCATTCTGCCTGTAGTTGTATTGATATTTATTGTAGCTTTTGCAGTGAAAAATAAAGAGCAAGGGGGAGAGAAAGTGGTCAGACATTTATATACTTATCTAGTATTGTTTGCTACATTGATGATGGTTATTGGAGGAGGGGTTTCAATTTTCATGGCGACAGCGGATCTTGTCAGCCCAACTGGTTATTATCAAAGCTTTACAGAATATAAACAGAATATGTTACATGGGAAGATTGAAGGTTCAAACACAGAGATGAACGAGGAAGAACTGCGCAGCAGTTATGATATGTATATAAGCGAAGAAAAAGATAGACAAAAGAATCGCGCCATAAACCAGATTATCAAGAGTTTGGGCTTCATTGTGATTCCGTTACCGGTATTCCTTTACTTTAACAGGTTGAGGAAACAGTATAAAGAGTAAGAGAGGGCACTATTTTCTGATAAGTCGTTCCGATAATGTGCGCAAAAATATGTAAAAAACACCTTAATTAGAGATAATCACATAGCAGGTGAATTAACATAAAAAAACGCTTACCCAAGCGTTTTTTTATGTTGACCTTTTTTAAGTTAGGCTCTTTTCTCAAACTTTGTTGCTATTGACTACAAAATAGGAGTGAATGAACTATTTTTCTTATCAAAGCATTCCCTTTTTATGAGAAAAGAGCATGCAAACTTAATACCGAACTACAAAATAGCATTATATTGCGTTAAAATCGGCATTAGGATTTTAACAACAATCTTTACGAAAACAGCCTTAAGTTATAACCCATTAGGCTCTAATTTCATTAATGCACCAAAATATTGTTGAGCTGTGGTAAAACTAATGAAGGCACAAAGCTCACTAATTTCATTCTCAGGAAAATAATCGTTTAATATTTCAAAAGCGAAATCTGGAACCATGCCTTTGGGGTAATTCAAAAATACTTCCGCGAACCCTACTGCAACAGATGTTCTTTCATCGAACGCATCAAGCTCAGGCTTTCCTTTTGCTTTACAATACTCACATCCATTGCTTTGTGCCAATGTTCTTCTAACTTGCTCTTTTAATTTTGACGACAATAGACCGTCTTGTTCTAATACTTCACCTAAATCAGACCAGGCCTCCATAACTTTTGTATTATGACCCAACAGCTTTTGAAAAGGTGTTTTCCCGAAGTTTGATTGAATGATTCTTGCCATTAACATTACCTCCTTGATATATTAAATATAAAGGATAAAGTTTATGAATCACATTAAATTAAAAATCATTTTTCGTTATATTATTTAAATTATTAACAAAAAAGAGAGGAATACCTTTAAAATGAAAATAGATAATATTGATAAAAAAATCATAGTTGAATTATCTGAAAATAGTCGTTTATCAATGAGTGAACTTGGAAGAAGAATTAATTTATCCTCTCCATCCGTAACTGAACGAGTAAGACGGATGGAGTCATTTAGAATAATAAAAAAGTATACTTTAGAAGTTGACTACGAAAAATTTGGTTTACCTATTCAATGTATAATTGAAGCAACAGTCAAAAATGGGGACTATAAACGATTTAAGAATTTCATAGAAAGTCTTCTTAATGTTGATTTTTGTTACCGAATAGCCGGTAATGCTTGCTTTATGCTTAAAATGCAGTTTGAAAATTTTTCTAAAGCAGAAGAGTTCATTGATACTATAAACCCATATGCTTCAACTGTTACACATTTTATCTTTTCAGAAGTCCAGACAAGTTTAAAAGTTGATTCAGAGTGACCTATTCTTTAAAAAACTAGTCCAAGGAATAAGACAGAAAAAAGATCGCCGATAAAAACAGGCGATCTTTTTAAATATTAATTTTATTTTACAGCTGGTTGAAGTTTATGGATGTATTGCAGTGCCTTACCGGTTCCGATTGCTACTGATTCCAGCGGATTGGGTGCGATGTGTACTGGAACGACCATCTCGCTGCCAAGCCAATCCTGCATGCCATTGAGCAATGCTCCTCCACCAGAAAGGATTACGCCGCGGTCTACGATATCGCCGCTCAGTTCTGCAGGACAGTCTTCGAGAGTTGCACGGATTGCTTCCATGATATGAAGAAGAGATTCCTTGATTGCGTCCCTGATTTCATAAGAATTGAGGGTAACAGTCTTAGGAAGGCCAGTCACAAGGTCACGGCCACGGATATCCAATTCCATCATTTCATGGTCAACAAGCGCGTAACCAATCTCCATCTTGATTTTTTCAGCCGTTCTTTCACCGATGAGGACATTGTATTCTTTACGTACATATTGAACGATGTCTTCATCCAATCTGTCGCCTGCGATTCGAATAGAATGGCAAGCAACAACGCCGCCGTATGAGATGATTGCGACTTCAGTTGTTCCGCCGCCGATATCAACAACAACGTTTGCTACTGGTTCATCAACAGGGAGGCCAGCACCAATTGCTGCAGCAACCGGCTCCTCGATTAGATGTACTTTTTTTGCGCCAGCATTTCTGACTGCATCCTGGATCGCACGGCGTTCTACACTTGTTGAACCAGAAGGAGTGCAGACAACGACATCAGGCTTACGGAGAGCAAAGCCGCCTTTTTTGGAAGCCTTTTTCATAATTTGCTTGAGCATTTCAGTAGTCACGTCAAAATCGGCGATAACCCCATCCTTCAATGGACGAATCGCAACAATCTTTCCAGGGGTCTTCCCTATCATTTCCTTCGCTTCCTTGCCGACAGCAAGGACATTTTTCGTTTCAGTATCAATTGCTACAACTGAAGGTTCGTTCAGAGCGATTCCTTTATTTTTACTATATACAAGTGTGTTAGCTGTACCTAAATCAATTCCTATTTCTGTAGTTGATAACATTGTATGTTCACCCAGTTCTCTGTAAATTGTAAATCCATCATAGACTTCTATTAAACTATCATGATTTTGGGGGTGAAAGGGCTTTTGTTACGGAAACGTTATCTAACTGTAAAAGTTAAGGAAAATTATTTCAAAAAATGATATAGGAGAATAACACTTGTAAAAAAGGGGTATAATGCATAGATGTTCAACTGCTTTCTATTTAATGGTAAGATAAATTTAAGATGTCAGATGTAAAGTGGCTGACACCCTCTAGGAAAAGGCAGTGTGAAACTTGTTGGAACAAAAACAGAAATTGATTGTGTTAATTGGGCCGACTGCAGTTGGCAAAACGAAGCTTAGCATTGAACTTGCGAAAAAATTTAATGGTGAAATCATCAGCGGGGACTCCATGCAAATTTATAAAGGGATGGATATTGGAACCGCGAAAATCACCCAGGAAGAGATGGAGGGTATTCCCCACCATTTAATTGATATCAAAGAGCCTGATGAAAACTTTTCAACCGCAGAATTCCAGGAGCTTGTCCGGAAGAAAATTGGTGAAATCAGTTCTCGTGGGAAGATGCCGATGATTGTCGGCGGTACAGGATTGTACATCCAGTCAGTGATCTTTGATTATCATTTCACGGAAGCACCTTCTGATCCATCTTTCAGACGCAGCCTGGAGCAAGCCGCAGAGGTAAACGGCCAGGAGTTTTTACATGCAAAATTGAAAGATGTCGACCCCGAAAGCGCATCAAGAATCCATCCTAACAATGTTCGGCGTGTCATCAGGGCGCTCGAAATCATTCATTGTACGGGCAAAACTGCTGGAGAATTGCAGGAGAACCAATCACCCGAACTTTTGTATGATACAGCACTAATTGGTCTGACAATGGACAGAGAGATGCTATACAACCGAATCAATTTTCGTGTAGACCTAATGAT is from Mesobacillus boroniphilus and encodes:
- a CDS encoding ABC transporter permease → MGFWWLALKDALIIGRDRKALLTLIFMPILLIGILGAAFGNMMGEEVTSSIKKFKIGVVNLDEADLGSALEEEVFMNGLPELISAESMTEQQLEDQLKQQAISTGVIIPREFSDHIILGEDSEIEIISLPSASIQSSIVENVVLQFTQTAYVNVVAMQVAGPSNMGNDIPAMADISTDFDLVEEVAVKQDQKPVGSFQYYAAGMGVMFLLMTVITGVSAMIEEKEQDVYERLLVSKLSNHHYLFGKFIGLLFMSSIQFLIIILGTRYLYGVQWGESMAGVAVVGFSFVFSVCGLGVLLGSLVKTEKTFNVAGMLGTQIMAAVGGSMVPLYIFPDWLNSVVKILPNALALQTLLELMSGSNVSEVIMEAGILIAIGVSSLAISMAAFSAARRGLHA
- the mutL gene encoding DNA mismatch repair endonuclease MutL, producing the protein MAKIIQLDDALSNKIAAGEVVERPASVVKELLENAIDANSTVIEIDLEEAGLARIRITDNGDGIEEDDVLVAFQRHATSKIKNENDLFRIRTLGFRGEALPSIASVSRLEMKTSTGIEGNKVVIEGGKVESVEKADSRKGTDISISDLFFNTPARLKYMKTIHTELGNITDVVNRLALANPDISFRLVHNGRQLLKTTGNGDVRQVLAAIYGINMVKSMIPISGESLDYKISGYISMPEITRASRNYISTMINGRFIKNYALVKAIQEGYHTLLPIGRYPVVLLNIEMDPLLIDVNVHPSKMEVRLSKEQELNELVSSTIKNAFKTKELIPAGMVTQKQEKSKSEQTFMELDHLPEAREKSSIIQSPIERRPFVEEKAVELSRSYKAAELQNASQQEVPDWRNAFVAQENPVFESTAPASEEIVVQTEEEIIEPATSPAAHEPAAEVQASRVPPLYPIGQMHGTYILAQNDRGLYIIDQHAAQERIKYEYFRDKVGEVATELQELLMPITLEYSADECIKINEYKHELENVGVFLEPFGYNTFIVRSHPQWFPHGEEKELIEDMIEQLLLMKKVDIKKLREEAAIMMSCKASIKANHHLRHDEIQALLDELRRSSDPFTCPHGRPIIVHYSTYEMEKMFKRVM
- a CDS encoding carboxymuconolactone decarboxylase family protein — encoded protein: MARIIQSNFGKTPFQKLLGHNTKVMEAWSDLGEVLEQDGLLSSKLKEQVRRTLAQSNGCEYCKAKGKPELDAFDERTSVAVGFAEVFLNYPKGMVPDFAFEILNDYFPENEISELCAFISFTTAQQYFGALMKLEPNGL
- the mutS gene encoding DNA mismatch repair protein MutS; its protein translation is MAAYTPMIKQYLQVKADYQDAFLFFRLGDFYEMFFEDALKASQELEITLTSREGGGEERIPMCGVPYHSAPNYIEQLINKGYKVAICEQTEDPKTAKGVVKREVVQLITPGTVMEGRGLLEKENNFIATVSVFPGNTYGFACSDLSTGESRATIVNGSIEELINELSISGAKEVVIESSLSPEIEKKLKERSILALSIEDNTEMNESFSELFADLENDQLKIAVSRLFNYLYRTQKRSLDHLQKVSVYKVQQYMKIDYFSKRNLELTETIRSTAKKGTLLWLLDETMTAMGGRMLKQWINRPLIDKADISRRQDLVQLFVGQFFERQELREKLKEVYDLERLAGRVAFGNLNPRDLMQLKRSLLQVPSLKHILESLPNEEAARMADRLDPCEEAADLLEQAIVDNPPISVKEGNIIRDGYDHQLDQYRDASRNGKTWIAKLEREEREKTGIKSLKIGYNRVFGYYIEVTKANLHLLQEGQYDRKQTLSNAERFITPELKEKEDLILAAEEKSVELEYQLFTGIRETIKEYIPRFQGLARALSELDVILGFAELSEQRHYVRPAFSAERKIVLKDGRHPVVEKVMDAQEYVPNDCYMDNEREVLLITGPNMSGKSTYMRQVALTAIMAQIGCFVPATDAVMPIFDQVFTRIGAADDLVSGQSTFMVEMLEAKNAITNATKNSLILFDEIGRGTSTYDGMALAQAMIEYIHDKISAKTLFSTHYHEMTSLENELQKLKNVHVSAVEQNGKVVFLHKIREGAADKSYGIHVAQLAELPADLIERAAEILQILEQTDTQVTSGLNSQQSLDTVRETLHNDQDKLSALQSAETAAAAQLSFFDEEHEQKKTSGASKKEKQVLEKLNGLEILDMTPLQAMNMLYELQKKLRK
- a CDS encoding ABC transporter permease — encoded protein: MRKITSIAMLHLKTLFVTPSAIVLMFVMPVMFSIIFGGIGSGSSQSKPVVLMVAPKDETGENVKKLLSSNSQYSWRQSDEKQARELIENQEALAAVLIEDSIVENHQKSKPLLQVIVQRKTQEYLALSSYVEGVGRTLDQALKLNPGQDANMFNAILEQIAKRETMDVKREVIQKKGTNAGSVGMLAIGFTIMFMMFGISGAASAILDEKTGGTWQRLLTSPITKAQVMFGYLLSYFLMGVIQLSVLMVVMKLIYGSTWGKLVYFIPFAVLVIITIVGFGLMMASIVKTRQQSGALSSVLIVSTCMLGGVYWPLEIVPEFMQYIGKAVPQSWMITGFREIVSGSLYMPAILNSTLVLLMFSLLFFTIGLKKIKYN
- a CDS encoding ATP-binding cassette domain-containing protein, which translates into the protein MEVKQLSKRFKEFDAVKSVSFSVRKGESFGLLGPNGAGKTTTIQMVSGLYPPSSGSIEIAGIDMVRQPKKAQGLLGIVPQEIALYQTMSARENLSFWGRMYGLKGNHLQKRINEVLEIIGLADRGKDKVQTFSGGMKRRVNIGAAILHRPELLIMDEPTVGIDPQSRSHILETVKRLNEAGMTIIYTSHYMEEVEYLCEKIGIMDHGEFITTGTISELRETIGDRSRIVMKFADAYQPDGIIDILSAGIPEKDLLIKENELAVFHQEPQIILSELIQSVTGAGYEITSVEIVEPNLESVFLHLTGRSLRD